In Phycisphaerae bacterium, a single window of DNA contains:
- a CDS encoding FAD-dependent monooxygenase, producing the protein MTPAKKQDNEVAVIGAGPAGATAALCLARLNRRVVIVDAAKYPRKYAMAGWINSRVAGLLSELGVNTKTLLTRPFKRVTFHNEDFSKSATPAIRDTAGYLIDRCEFGNLMAKAAQDAGARLVSGKKVVQVRPQEDAVQIGLEDGEDISGRLLVMAAGRGSPLAQAVGVSRTSSEPPVLTAQIDAPIKGGKDADESRVGVVLGLERRGSFVMYWTAGSTQTVSMNWYGDPNQAASRFVQVCRVLAERELIPVDVSGQAGKSVFARSPAAAALDMDTHVGKHTLMIGDAGGFVCAMSNEGIYPAMWSATIAAEVVNAALDSVHSQDELIRFNTEWRMKMADYLRSPNTDSQFLVPLIFSNQPMADRMAAAFFSGENI; encoded by the coding sequence ATGACGCCAGCAAAAAAGCAAGATAACGAGGTGGCCGTGATCGGCGCCGGTCCGGCCGGGGCGACCGCCGCACTCTGCCTGGCTCGGCTCAATCGTCGCGTGGTCATCGTGGATGCCGCCAAGTATCCCCGCAAGTACGCGATGGCGGGCTGGATCAATTCCCGCGTCGCCGGCCTGCTCTCCGAACTCGGCGTGAACACCAAGACCCTGCTGACGCGACCGTTCAAGCGCGTCACGTTCCATAACGAGGATTTCTCCAAGTCAGCCACACCGGCGATCCGGGACACGGCCGGCTACCTGATTGACCGCTGCGAATTCGGGAATCTGATGGCCAAAGCGGCTCAGGACGCCGGAGCAAGACTCGTCAGCGGCAAGAAGGTTGTCCAGGTTCGTCCGCAGGAAGACGCGGTGCAGATTGGTCTGGAGGATGGGGAGGACATCAGCGGTCGGCTTCTCGTGATGGCGGCCGGGAGAGGCTCGCCTCTGGCCCAGGCGGTGGGCGTCAGCCGCACGTCCTCGGAGCCGCCTGTGCTTACGGCGCAGATTGACGCTCCGATCAAGGGCGGCAAGGACGCCGACGAATCGCGGGTCGGCGTAGTTCTGGGACTGGAGCGTCGCGGCAGTTTTGTCATGTACTGGACTGCCGGCTCGACGCAAACGGTCAGCATGAACTGGTACGGCGATCCGAACCAGGCGGCCTCGCGCTTCGTGCAGGTCTGCCGTGTCCTGGCCGAACGCGAGTTGATCCCCGTGGATGTTTCCGGGCAGGCGGGCAAGTCCGTGTTCGCCCGTTCTCCCGCCGCGGCCGCCCTGGACATGGACACGCACGTCGGCAAACACACGCTCATGATTGGCGATGCCGGCGGATTCGTCTGCGCCATGAGCAACGAGGGCATCTACCCGGCCATGTGGTCCGCGACCATCGCCGCGGAAGTGGTCAATGCGGCGCTGGACAGCGTCCACTCCCAGGACGAGCTCATCCGTTTCAACACCGAGTGGCGGATGAAGATGGCCGACTACCTCCGCTCGCCCAACACGGACAGCCAGTTCCTCGTGCCGCTGATCTTCAGCAATCAGCCCATGGCCGATCGCATGGCCGCGGCGTTCTTCTCGGGGGAGAATATCTGA
- a CDS encoding tyrosine recombinase XerC, giving the protein MTENSLVDEFLNYLKFERHFSPHTAKCYAADLAQFSLFLLNGPQGATRAVVGTLGGMPPIRSTVAGASGPGGTQTAVLAEPGVLQKLREVEPEHVKAFLAFLSTQDYSKSTIARKLATLRSFYKFCLRRGYVKSHPLAAIRTPKQDKRLPKFLEIEDITRLLATPDDGTLLGARDRAMLEVLFSTGVRVSELVDLNFADVDFSGHTIRVRGKGKKQRTTPIGPTAIAAIQKYLELRRADARSARFDQEALFVNKHGQRLSTRSVRRKLDKYLVSCGLDPAISPHTLRHSFATHMLNNGADLRSVQELLGHQSISTTQIYTHLTAQRLKKAYDDAHPRS; this is encoded by the coding sequence ATGACAGAGAATTCCCTGGTAGACGAATTCCTGAATTACCTGAAGTTCGAGCGCCACTTCTCGCCGCATACGGCGAAGTGCTACGCGGCCGACCTCGCCCAGTTCTCCCTGTTCCTGTTGAACGGGCCGCAGGGTGCGACGCGGGCGGTCGTGGGAACGCTCGGCGGCATGCCGCCGATACGTTCCACGGTGGCCGGTGCTTCGGGTCCGGGTGGAACGCAGACGGCCGTACTGGCCGAACCCGGCGTGTTGCAGAAGCTCCGCGAAGTCGAGCCTGAGCACGTCAAAGCCTTCCTCGCGTTCCTCAGTACACAGGACTATTCCAAGTCGACGATCGCCCGAAAGCTGGCGACGTTGCGAAGCTTCTACAAGTTCTGCCTGCGACGCGGATACGTGAAGAGTCATCCGCTGGCGGCGATTCGCACGCCCAAGCAGGACAAGCGACTTCCGAAGTTTCTGGAGATCGAGGACATCACGCGGCTGCTGGCGACGCCCGATGACGGCACGCTGCTGGGAGCGCGGGATCGGGCGATGCTCGAGGTGCTGTTCTCCACGGGCGTGCGCGTCAGCGAGCTTGTCGACCTGAACTTCGCCGACGTGGACTTCTCCGGGCATACGATTCGCGTGCGCGGCAAGGGCAAGAAGCAGCGCACGACGCCCATCGGTCCGACGGCGATCGCGGCGATTCAGAAATATCTCGAGCTGCGCCGGGCCGACGCCCGCTCCGCGCGGTTTGACCAGGAAGCACTGTTCGTCAACAAACACGGACAGCGGCTGAGCACACGCAGCGTCCGCCGCAAGCTGGACAAGTACCTGGTGTCGTGCGGTCTCGATCCGGCGATCAGTCCGCATACGCTGCGACACAGCTTCGCGACACACATGCTCAACAACGGCGCGGACCTGCGCAGCGTGCAGGAACTCCTCGGTCACCAGTCGATTTCGACGACGCAGATCTACACGCACCTCACGGCGCAGCGTCTGAAGAAGGCCTACGACGACGCACATCCGCGGTCGTAG
- a CDS encoding L-seryl-tRNA(Sec) selenium transferase, translating into MSQPARELLRSLPSVSSLLEHEEVADWLQGLPRSLVVLSLQSALENFRREILAGRIFEPVDDSVVLAVAEEELLRRSMPSLRRVINATGIVLHTGLGRAPLSAAAIEAVAEGCGGYCSLEIDLETGRRGHRSAHVTELLRELTGAESGMVVNNNAAATLHILHTFARGREVIVSRGQLVEIGGSYRLPDVMSAGGAMLREVGTTNRTRISDYERAISENTALLLRVHTSNYRIVGFTEDVDIASLAALTKRHQLLAVDDLGSGALFDLSAYGLPQEPHVAASIAAGADLVCFSGDKLLGGPQCGIIVGRRALIDELQSGALARALRVDKMTLLALEATLRQYLDRDEALASVPTLAMISATTEELAERASRLSDRLREAAPGERFYVGSDVSLVGGGSMPGQELPTVVVQWRPVACGAEQLARLLRENETPVVCRVRDDALFFDLRTIQDDDLDDLAEAVGAVCAEAGRDDDGPSTGIRLPIL; encoded by the coding sequence ATGAGTCAACCTGCCCGCGAATTGCTGCGAAGCCTTCCATCGGTCTCCTCGCTGCTTGAACACGAAGAAGTCGCCGACTGGTTGCAGGGACTTCCGCGATCCCTGGTGGTCTTGTCCCTCCAGTCCGCCCTGGAGAACTTCCGCCGCGAGATTCTCGCCGGGCGTATTTTCGAGCCGGTCGATGATTCCGTGGTCCTGGCGGTCGCCGAGGAAGAGCTTCTCCGCCGTTCAATGCCCAGCCTGAGGCGGGTCATCAACGCGACCGGCATCGTCCTGCACACCGGACTGGGCCGGGCACCACTCTCCGCCGCCGCGATTGAAGCGGTGGCTGAGGGCTGCGGCGGCTATTGCTCCCTCGAAATCGACCTCGAAACCGGCCGCCGAGGGCACCGCTCCGCGCATGTCACCGAATTGCTGCGGGAACTCACCGGCGCCGAATCCGGCATGGTGGTGAACAACAACGCGGCCGCAACGCTGCACATACTGCACACTTTCGCCCGCGGGCGGGAAGTGATCGTGTCTCGCGGGCAACTGGTCGAAATCGGCGGCAGCTATCGGCTCCCGGACGTCATGAGCGCCGGCGGCGCCATGCTCCGCGAAGTGGGCACCACCAACCGCACGCGCATCTCCGACTACGAGCGGGCCATCAGCGAGAACACCGCCCTGCTGCTTCGCGTTCACACCAGCAATTACCGCATTGTGGGATTCACCGAGGACGTCGATATCGCGTCACTTGCGGCACTCACGAAGCGTCACCAGTTGCTTGCCGTCGATGATCTCGGCAGCGGAGCCTTGTTCGATCTCTCGGCCTACGGCCTCCCCCAGGAGCCACACGTCGCGGCGTCCATCGCCGCCGGGGCGGATCTGGTGTGCTTTTCCGGCGACAAGCTGCTCGGCGGACCGCAGTGCGGAATCATCGTCGGCCGGCGGGCGCTCATCGATGAACTCCAGTCCGGGGCACTCGCTCGGGCCCTCCGCGTGGACAAGATGACGCTGCTGGCACTCGAGGCGACGCTCCGTCAATACCTCGATCGGGACGAAGCCCTGGCATCGGTCCCCACCCTCGCCATGATCTCGGCCACCACCGAGGAGTTGGCCGAGAGGGCAAGCCGCCTGAGCGACCGGCTCCGGGAAGCAGCGCCGGGTGAGAGGTTCTACGTCGGCTCGGACGTCAGCCTTGTCGGCGGAGGCTCCATGCCGGGCCAGGAACTGCCCACCGTAGTGGTTCAGTGGCGACCAGTGGCGTGCGGGGCCGAGCAGCTCGCCCGGCTGCTCCGCGAAAACGAGACCCCCGTGGTGTGTCGAGTTCGGGACGACGCCCTCTTTTTCGACCTGCGGACGATCCAGGACGACGATCTCGATGATCTGGCCGAGGCTGTCGGCGCCGTCTGCGCCGAGGCCGGACGTGACGACGACGGCCCCTCGACGGGAATTCGGTTGCCCATTTTGTGA
- a CDS encoding ABC transporter ATP-binding protein — MATLRLDNLTRTFRRRREAVPAVVDLSLQTREGELVVFVGPSGCGKTTTLRLIAGLEDPDAGAIFIDDRDVRNIPPRERDVAMVFQGYALYPHMTVYGNLAFGLKMRRTPRAESDRRVREAAALLGIEQLLHRRPGTLSGGEQQRVAVGRAIVRNARMFLFDEPLASLDAPQRLQMRREIRTLQRRLQTTTIYVTHDQEEAMTMGDRLAVMCNGRLQQFAEPMEIYNRPANRFVARFIGSPPMNLLPGRLTAVDGRPHFESNSLRIAIDTIPDAGLVSRSPNVLAGVRPEDFRLICGSESALTNGEQRISGCTIEVVEPLGSASILHVRSTSGQSLVVRGPAEAPRPGERVDLGVSPGRLHLFGDEETGARLL; from the coding sequence ATGGCCACGCTGCGACTGGACAATCTGACGCGGACATTCCGCCGCCGACGCGAAGCGGTCCCCGCGGTCGTCGATCTGTCCCTTCAAACCCGTGAAGGCGAGCTCGTGGTCTTTGTAGGGCCATCGGGGTGCGGCAAGACGACCACGCTACGACTCATTGCCGGACTCGAAGACCCCGACGCCGGGGCCATCTTCATCGACGACCGGGACGTCCGGAATATCCCTCCGCGCGAGCGCGACGTGGCCATGGTCTTTCAGGGATATGCCCTGTACCCCCACATGACCGTTTACGGCAACCTCGCCTTCGGGCTGAAAATGCGCCGCACGCCGCGGGCGGAGTCGGACCGCCGTGTTCGGGAAGCGGCCGCCCTTCTGGGGATCGAACAGCTCCTCCATCGCCGCCCGGGAACACTTTCCGGCGGCGAACAGCAACGCGTCGCCGTAGGTCGCGCGATCGTACGAAACGCGCGCATGTTCCTCTTCGACGAGCCCCTCGCCAGCCTGGACGCACCGCAACGGCTCCAGATGCGCAGGGAAATCCGCACTCTCCAGCGACGCCTTCAAACCACGACGATATACGTGACCCACGATCAGGAAGAAGCCATGACAATGGGCGACCGACTGGCCGTCATGTGCAACGGGCGGTTGCAGCAATTCGCCGAGCCGATGGAAATCTATAACCGCCCTGCCAACCGTTTCGTGGCTCGTTTTATCGGTTCACCGCCGATGAACCTGCTGCCGGGCCGATTGACGGCGGTGGACGGGCGACCGCATTTCGAGAGCAACTCGCTCCGAATCGCCATCGACACGATTCCGGACGCTGGCCTCGTGAGTAGATCGCCGAACGTCCTCGCGGGAGTTCGCCCGGAGGACTTTCGACTGATCTGCGGTTCGGAGAGCGCCCTGACGAACGGCGAGCAGCGAATTAGCGGGTGCACCATCGAAGTGGTGGAACCCCTGGGCAGTGCGTCCATCCTCCATGTGAGATCGACTTCTGGGCAGTCGCTGGTCGTGCGTGGACCGGCGGAGGCGCCTCGCCCGGGTGAGCGGGTAGACCTGGGAGTCTCACCCGGCCGGCTGCACTTGTTCGGGGATGAGGAAACAGGAGCAAGGCTGCTGTAA
- a CDS encoding tRNA modification GTPase, which translates to MIDRIDETIVAVSSAPGRATVGIIRISGPQSLTIAAVLFRDNDSAPLTQRFGARRYSGDLLLSDGESVPGVVHLFRAPRSYTRQDVVEILTPGSPPLLEMIRKECLSLGARPAEAGEFTARAFLSGSLSLDEAEAVAGIINAQSDAQLRGSRRLRDGALAQSVTAARDELAELLALVEAEIDFAEEPIEFITPDGIDRRLTKLTSALDNLLTGSVSRERLENLPTILLLGAPNAGKSTLMNRLTGTSRSICAAVAGTTRDLLSAPVTLPCGEAILLDSAGVDASVDEILSAARERALGAAERVDLILLLADLTAAVPGEVTAAVQRDDRSRVLLVGSKLDLVAPMSRHEVERKFAAMGFGQPLLVSAISGEGIDALREQLGLRIADQTATVVSETILLSQRQSVAIDEARSAVTRAVELANVAQETVDCAELLAFELREALHQLGTVTGEVTTEELLGQVFSRFCIGK; encoded by the coding sequence TTGATCGATCGAATTGACGAGACGATTGTCGCCGTATCCTCCGCGCCGGGACGCGCCACGGTCGGAATCATCCGCATTTCCGGTCCGCAATCGCTGACCATCGCCGCGGTCCTTTTTCGCGACAACGACAGTGCGCCACTCACGCAGCGCTTCGGCGCTCGACGATACAGCGGCGATTTGTTGCTGAGCGACGGGGAATCTGTTCCGGGGGTGGTGCACCTTTTCCGTGCCCCGCGAAGCTACACCCGGCAGGACGTGGTTGAAATCCTCACGCCAGGCTCCCCGCCCTTGCTGGAAATGATCCGGAAGGAATGCCTGTCGCTCGGCGCCCGCCCGGCAGAAGCCGGAGAATTCACCGCCCGCGCCTTCTTAAGCGGCTCGCTTTCCCTTGACGAAGCCGAGGCCGTCGCCGGCATCATCAACGCCCAATCCGACGCTCAGTTGCGCGGCTCGCGGCGATTGCGCGACGGGGCACTGGCACAGTCTGTCACCGCCGCCCGCGACGAGCTGGCCGAGCTTCTCGCCCTGGTCGAGGCCGAGATCGATTTCGCAGAGGAGCCCATCGAGTTCATCACGCCGGACGGAATCGACCGCCGGTTGACGAAGCTCACCAGTGCTCTCGACAACCTGCTTACCGGTTCCGTGTCTCGGGAACGGCTCGAGAATCTGCCGACCATACTGCTGCTGGGTGCTCCCAACGCCGGCAAGAGCACGCTGATGAATCGCCTGACGGGCACAAGTCGTTCAATCTGCGCCGCGGTGGCCGGCACCACGCGCGATCTGCTCTCCGCGCCGGTGACGCTTCCATGCGGCGAGGCGATCCTCCTCGACAGCGCCGGTGTGGATGCGAGCGTCGACGAGATCCTTTCCGCAGCCCGGGAAAGAGCTCTCGGCGCCGCAGAGCGCGTTGACCTTATCCTTCTGTTGGCGGACCTGACGGCCGCCGTCCCCGGCGAGGTCACAGCGGCTGTGCAACGGGACGATCGTTCGCGTGTTCTTCTTGTCGGCAGCAAGTTGGACCTGGTGGCGCCGATGTCTCGGCACGAAGTCGAGCGCAAATTCGCGGCGATGGGATTCGGGCAGCCGCTCCTGGTCAGCGCGATTTCCGGTGAAGGGATTGATGCGCTGCGCGAGCAGCTTGGCCTGCGAATCGCGGATCAGACGGCGACGGTGGTGAGCGAGACCATCCTGCTTTCACAGCGACAGTCGGTCGCCATTGACGAAGCGCGGTCGGCCGTGACCCGCGCTGTCGAACTCGCGAACGTCGCCCAGGAAACAGTGGACTGCGCCGAGCTCCTCGCCTTCGAGCTCCGCGAAGCGCTACATCAACTTGGCACCGTTACCGGCGAGGTCACCACCGAGGAACTCCTCGGCCAGGTATTCTCACGATTCTGCATCGGGAAATAG
- a CDS encoding PD40 domain-containing protein — MAQASDQSTGSKIRGLATAGIVSVLVFGGGCACFRQPQGTASRPATKAILAAASANQINMFGELPWTSPQAPGLRESISLKQHTFSEVGSDFDPDVDPAGTRLVFASTRHNRNSDIYIKAVDGVALTQLTSDPASDVQPVFSPDGRRLAFASNRSGNWDIWVMDLDGGAPMQVTNSPADELHPSWSPDGQRLAYCALPETGGTWELWISDVHNAATRRFVGFGLFPKWSPSGDKLLFQRARERGGRLFSVWTIDLVNGEPRYPTELAFSATHALTLPTWSRDGQQIAFVSVPDPNLAGNAAADDDRAATTVVDANMTSDIWVTRADGRDQKCLTDGFGGNYAPVFAPDGRLFFVSSRTGRDSIWSLLPLSVSAPGMEPARTTLRPAIRYEDAVRGDDPDTRHARTDAGRRGLPDENLDRRTQAVAENGR, encoded by the coding sequence ATGGCGCAGGCAAGTGACCAATCAACAGGCTCAAAGATCCGCGGCCTCGCCACGGCCGGCATCGTGAGCGTTCTCGTGTTCGGCGGCGGGTGCGCGTGTTTCCGGCAGCCGCAGGGAACGGCGAGCCGCCCGGCGACAAAGGCGATCCTCGCGGCGGCGAGCGCCAACCAGATCAACATGTTCGGCGAGTTGCCCTGGACGTCACCGCAAGCGCCCGGTCTTCGCGAGTCGATCTCTCTGAAGCAGCACACGTTCAGCGAAGTGGGCTCCGACTTTGATCCGGATGTCGATCCGGCGGGAACGCGCCTCGTATTCGCCTCCACGCGACACAACCGCAACTCCGACATTTACATCAAGGCCGTGGATGGGGTGGCGCTGACGCAGCTCACCAGCGATCCGGCGTCCGACGTTCAGCCGGTGTTCAGCCCGGACGGTCGCCGACTGGCATTTGCCAGCAATCGTTCCGGGAACTGGGACATCTGGGTCATGGATCTGGACGGTGGTGCGCCGATGCAGGTGACGAATTCTCCTGCGGACGAGCTTCACCCGAGCTGGTCGCCGGACGGGCAGCGTCTCGCCTATTGCGCCCTCCCCGAGACCGGCGGTACGTGGGAGCTTTGGATTTCTGATGTTCACAACGCCGCGACACGCCGCTTCGTCGGATTCGGATTGTTCCCCAAGTGGTCGCCTTCCGGGGACAAACTGCTGTTCCAGCGCGCCCGTGAACGCGGAGGGCGACTGTTCAGCGTTTGGACGATCGACCTGGTCAACGGCGAACCGCGCTACCCGACCGAGCTGGCATTCAGCGCCACGCACGCCTTGACATTGCCGACGTGGAGTCGAGACGGCCAGCAGATCGCGTTTGTCAGCGTGCCCGATCCAAACCTGGCGGGCAACGCTGCCGCCGACGATGACCGCGCCGCGACCACCGTGGTCGATGCGAACATGACCTCGGATATCTGGGTGACACGGGCGGACGGGCGCGATCAGAAATGTCTCACGGACGGTTTCGGCGGCAACTACGCTCCGGTCTTCGCACCCGACGGACGGCTGTTCTTCGTTTCTTCGCGAACAGGGCGTGATTCGATCTGGTCGCTTCTACCATTGAGCGTGTCGGCGCCGGGGATGGAGCCCGCGCGTACGACGCTGCGGCCGGCGATTCGGTACGAGGATGCGGTCCGAGGCGACGATCCCGACACCCGGCACGCTCGCACGGATGCCGGACGCAGAGGATTACCGGACGAAAATCTCGATCGGCGGACGCAAGCGGTCGCAGAAAATGGACGATGA
- a CDS encoding isochorismatase family protein, producing the protein MNARRNGRKLDCIILDLNTQRDFLEPGGLHTVLNHEALIPALRRSVAWIRRNGVPVVSSLHSLRPKEALPGGRWTYCVEGSTGQRKVPFTLLPSRLIMEYDNTLSLPMELVRTHQQVVFRTHSDDLLTHPKADRLLTQADAGEFIVLGNTIEGAVKAVTLGLLARGKSVSIVADACGYCDPGAADLAVRQMSAKGAQIIAVDQLASRRLSGRRRFRSSVVFAPGENGNGHTGGNGNGHAPSRLSRVRAMFLSRPRAASSRKRQRPGSDSRRAEADV; encoded by the coding sequence ATGAACGCGCGCCGGAACGGTCGGAAGCTGGATTGCATTATTCTGGATCTTAACACGCAGCGCGATTTTCTTGAGCCCGGCGGTTTACACACCGTGCTCAATCACGAGGCGCTGATTCCCGCCCTGCGGCGTTCGGTCGCATGGATACGCCGCAATGGCGTTCCCGTCGTTTCCTCGCTGCACAGCCTGAGGCCCAAGGAAGCCCTTCCGGGCGGACGCTGGACCTACTGTGTGGAGGGCTCCACCGGCCAGCGCAAAGTGCCCTTTACGCTGCTCCCGTCGCGGCTCATCATGGAATACGACAACACGCTGAGCCTTCCCATGGAACTCGTGCGGACACATCAGCAGGTCGTGTTCCGCACCCACTCCGATGACCTTCTGACTCATCCCAAGGCCGACCGACTCCTTACCCAGGCCGACGCAGGCGAATTTATCGTTCTGGGAAACACGATCGAGGGTGCCGTGAAGGCCGTCACGCTGGGACTCCTTGCCCGCGGCAAGAGCGTGTCCATTGTGGCCGATGCCTGCGGCTATTGCGATCCCGGCGCGGCCGACCTCGCCGTCCGCCAGATGTCCGCCAAGGGAGCCCAGATCATCGCCGTCGACCAGCTCGCGTCCCGGCGCCTTTCGGGACGGCGGCGCTTCCGATCAAGCGTGGTGTTCGCTCCCGGAGAGAACGGAAATGGTCACACGGGCGGCAACGGCAACGGCCACGCTCCATCGAGACTCTCGCGGGTCCGAGCCATGTTCCTGAGCCGACCCCGAGCCGCTTCCTCGAGAAAGCGCCAGCGACCGGGCAGCGACAGCCGCAGGGCCGAAGCCGACGTCTGA
- the selB gene encoding selenocysteine-specific translation elongation factor — MAARSDAAPPSPRDSHEVRHLILGTAGHIDHGKSTLIRALTGTDPDRLPEEQRRGMTIELGFAALDLGDARFGVVDVPGHERFVRTMVSGATGIDLALLVIAADDSVMPQTIEHLEILDLLGVRKGVVALTKIDAVEPSLIELVEEEIQELLSGTGLEGAPVIPVSSLTGEGLDRLRDTLRGIAFDLPVASNFPPFRMAVDRVFTVQGRGTVVTGSVQHGRTDVGQTLVVWPGGHEVKIRGLQSHGQTSESVERGQRAAVNVIGVEREVLERGVELVTPGYFQPSHLLDVEIRCARSAPRPLKSARVVRLGLGTTEANARVILYDRQEIDPGETAFAQLRCGQPLICSFGQRFILRDENASATLGGGRVLRPAARRRRRGTEEENENLRRLAEGDPASRLEIVLRDAGFAFPSEPILSVRAGLEPNEVQPLFEQLEQGSRLLRLAGTESRYVPAALDDLIARLTNWLERYHRQHPELPGRKSAAVVGWLERMTSPQLAKPLFEAILQRRVVRPFGEFVCLPAFAPSLSAAEEKALREMVKQIREGGFTPPTLDAFSGKSAADRKKAERLAELAVAMGELVVIEPKMYLHRDQEGHLREEVAGLIQRDGPATVAEIREALGSSRKYVVPFVEYLDRIGFTRRVGDRREVTGDTAGVGE; from the coding sequence ATGGCCGCCCGATCCGATGCCGCTCCGCCGTCTCCTCGAGATTCCCACGAAGTACGCCATCTCATTCTGGGCACCGCCGGTCACATCGATCACGGCAAGTCCACCCTGATTCGCGCCCTGACCGGCACCGACCCGGACCGCCTGCCGGAGGAGCAGCGCCGCGGCATGACCATCGAGCTCGGCTTCGCCGCCCTCGACCTCGGCGACGCACGCTTCGGCGTCGTGGATGTGCCGGGCCACGAGCGGTTCGTACGAACGATGGTCTCCGGAGCGACAGGCATCGACTTGGCGCTACTGGTCATCGCCGCCGACGACTCCGTCATGCCCCAGACGATCGAGCACCTGGAGATCCTCGATCTGCTCGGTGTACGCAAAGGCGTCGTAGCCCTCACCAAGATCGACGCCGTGGAGCCTTCGCTGATCGAGCTGGTCGAAGAGGAAATTCAGGAACTGCTCTCCGGAACCGGGTTGGAAGGCGCCCCGGTGATCCCTGTATCCTCCCTCACCGGCGAAGGCCTGGACAGACTCCGGGACACCCTTCGCGGCATTGCATTCGATCTCCCCGTTGCGTCGAACTTTCCACCGTTCCGCATGGCCGTCGACCGCGTCTTCACGGTTCAGGGACGGGGTACGGTGGTGACGGGCTCCGTGCAGCACGGCCGCACCGACGTCGGCCAGACGCTTGTCGTCTGGCCGGGCGGACACGAGGTCAAAATCCGCGGCCTCCAAAGCCACGGGCAGACATCGGAATCCGTGGAACGCGGACAACGCGCGGCCGTCAACGTCATCGGCGTCGAACGCGAAGTCCTCGAACGCGGCGTGGAGCTCGTTACTCCGGGGTACTTTCAGCCATCGCATCTTCTGGACGTCGAGATCCGGTGCGCGCGAAGTGCTCCCCGACCGCTGAAGTCCGCGCGCGTTGTGCGCCTGGGCCTGGGCACCACGGAGGCAAACGCTCGCGTCATTCTCTACGACCGCCAGGAGATTGACCCCGGTGAGACGGCTTTCGCCCAATTGCGCTGCGGACAGCCGCTGATCTGTTCCTTCGGGCAACGGTTTATTCTTCGCGATGAAAACGCCTCCGCCACCCTCGGCGGTGGTCGCGTATTGCGACCGGCCGCCCGTCGCAGGCGCCGTGGTACAGAGGAAGAAAACGAGAACCTTCGGCGCCTCGCGGAAGGCGATCCCGCCAGCCGCCTCGAAATCGTCCTCCGCGATGCGGGCTTTGCGTTTCCCAGCGAACCCATTCTCTCTGTCAGGGCCGGGCTGGAGCCAAACGAAGTGCAACCGCTGTTCGAGCAATTGGAACAGGGTTCGAGACTGCTCCGCCTGGCGGGAACGGAATCACGCTACGTCCCGGCTGCCCTCGACGACCTCATCGCCCGACTCACCAATTGGCTGGAGCGCTATCATCGCCAGCACCCGGAACTCCCCGGCCGCAAATCCGCCGCGGTCGTCGGATGGCTGGAACGCATGACCTCGCCGCAACTTGCCAAGCCGCTTTTCGAGGCCATACTCCAGCGCCGCGTTGTGCGACCGTTCGGCGAATTCGTTTGCCTCCCCGCTTTCGCACCCTCACTGTCGGCCGCCGAAGAAAAGGCACTCCGCGAGATGGTGAAACAGATCCGTGAGGGAGGATTCACCCCGCCCACGCTCGACGCGTTTTCCGGAAAATCGGCGGCCGATCGCAAGAAGGCGGAGCGGCTCGCGGAACTCGCCGTCGCCATGGGCGAACTCGTGGTCATCGAGCCGAAAATGTACCTGCACCGGGATCAGGAAGGGCATCTTCGAGAAGAGGTAGCCGGGTTGATCCAAAGGGACGGTCCGGCAACCGTTGCCGAAATCCGCGAGGCCCTGGGATCCAGTCGCAAGTACGTGGTCCCTTTCGTGGAATACCTCGACCGCATCGGATTTACGAGGCGGGTGGGCGATCGACGGGAAGTGACCGGTGACACGGCCGGCGTCGGAGAATAG